The Sander vitreus isolate 19-12246 chromosome 5, sanVit1, whole genome shotgun sequence genome includes a region encoding these proteins:
- the LOC144517611 gene encoding uncharacterized protein LOC144517611 yields the protein MNEAKLTFIFLLLCYAELTQCLPVTASQGGNIFVFSCKNPGCATNVTCVFCNDNLIWRHSHIANCTGPPPPNTVCQQEGRAFVSIDTHGDCEFEGKDGYIRTEKCTDHSNICVFISATTSSQVTSDGTPKYSSKLGYILGGICGFFLIIGLCLIAHCHKQRQNRELNQNHASDSDVTEPLREMQSPRETSGSDTRGPGLNESSNSVLSPCDSGA from the exons ATGAATG AAGCAAAGCTGACCTTCATATTTTTGCTGCTGTGTTATGCTGAACTCACTCAGTGCTTACCAGTCACAGCAAGTCAAG GTGGAAACATATTTGTGTTTTCCTGCAAGAATCCAGGTTGTGCCACTAATGTGACTTGTGTATTTTGCAACGATAACCTAATCTGGAGACACAGTCACATTGCAAATTGTACAGGCCCTCCACCACCCAATACTGTCTGCCAGCAAGAAGGTCGGGCATTCGTTTCCATAGATACACATGGTGACTGCGAATTTGAAGGAAAAGACGGTTATATTAGGACAGAAAAATGTACAG ACCACAGCAACATTTGTGTTTTCATCAGTG CTACCACATCATCACAAGTCACCAGCGATGGTACGCCAAAGTACTCTTCAAAACTTGGATACATTCTCGGTGGAATTT GTGGTTTTTTCCTAATAATAGGCTTGTGTCTGATTGCACATTGCCATAAACAGAGACAAAACAGAGAACTAAATCAAAATCATGCAAG TGACTCTGATGTGACTGAACCCCTAAGAGAGATGCAAAGCCCTAGAGAAACAAGTGGGAG TGATACTCGTGGGCCTGGATTGAACGAAAGCAGCAACAGCGTTCTATCTCCGTGTGACAGTGGAGCTTAA